CCTACTACGGCTTCCTGGAGATCCTGCAGAGCCTGCACCTGCGCGCGCTGGAGATCCCCACGCATCCGCGGCACGGCCTGTCGCTGGACGCGTTGCAGCTGGCCTTCGAGACCCAGCAGGTGAAGGCGGTGCTGACGGTGCCGACGCTGTCGAATCCGCTGGGCGCCTCGATGCCGGTGCCCGAGCGCCGCCGGCTGGCGGCGATGCTGGCGCGGCACGACGTGGCGCTGATCGAGGACGTGCTCTACAACGACCTGTCCGAGCAGGAGGACAAGCGCCGCGCGGTGAAGTCCTTCGACACGACGGGTCACGTGATGATCTGCGGCTCGTTCTCCAAGACGATCGCGCCCGGGCTGCGGCTGGGCTGGGTCGAGGCGGGCCGCTGGGGCCAGGTGTTGCGGCGGACCAAGGCGGTGCAGTCGGGCGGGCAGACCAGCGTGCTGGAGCTGGCGCTGGCCGACCTGCTCACCCAGGCGGGCGGCGGCGCCGCGCTGCGCCATCTGCGGGCGGCGATCGCGACGCGCGTGGACCAGGCGCGCCAGATGATCGCGGAGAGCTTCCCGAAGGGCACGCGCGTGTCCGATCCCGCCGGCGGCTTCATCCTGTGGGTGGAACTGCCGGACGGGCTCGACACCGCGCTGCTGTACGAGGCCTGCCTCGCGGAGCACATCGTGATCGCGCCGGGGATGATGTTCTCGGCCAGCCCGCGCTTCCGGAACTGCGTGCGGCTGGGCGTCGGCGGCCAGTGGGGCGAAGCGCACCCGCGCGCGCTGCGGCGCATCGGCGCCTTGGCGAAGGCGCTGCTGATGGCCCCTTCGAACGCCCCTGACGCCTCCGGCGACGAACTCGCCGCCTAGCGACGGCTCATCCCTGGAGCCATTCGTCGCCTGCGCTCAGGCCCTTGGGCGACTTCAGGCGCGTGAGGGCTTCCTCATCCTCGAGCA
This genomic stretch from Mitsuaria sp. 7 harbors:
- a CDS encoding PLP-dependent aminotransferase family protein, translated to MDAPLLPLYMQLADRMARSIRSGTLKRGERLPSVRELAGQHGVSLSTAVQAYRWLEDARLIEARPRSGYFVAARPPRLPEPRVSRPDTSSRMVQLDQLGVQVMALSQDPSFVSFGAACPGPELFDQDRVRRAMARAVMRHRDLLCTYPLGPGMEEARRAVARHALGLGCVLDPDEVVLTNSCMEAISLCLRTVCKPGDVVALESPTYYGFLEILQSLHLRALEIPTHPRHGLSLDALQLAFETQQVKAVLTVPTLSNPLGASMPVPERRRLAAMLARHDVALIEDVLYNDLSEQEDKRRAVKSFDTTGHVMICGSFSKTIAPGLRLGWVEAGRWGQVLRRTKAVQSGGQTSVLELALADLLTQAGGGAALRHLRAAIATRVDQARQMIAESFPKGTRVSDPAGGFILWVELPDGLDTALLYEACLAEHIVIAPGMMFSASPRFRNCVRLGVGGQWGEAHPRALRRIGALAKALLMAPSNAPDASGDELAA